DNA sequence from the bacterium genome:
CCGCTGCCGTACTTGAAGAGCAGGCCCTCGGTCTTGGCCAGGTCGAGGATCGACTCCATCGAGTCGTGCACCGAGTTGATGAAGCACGCCGAGCACTGCGGCGTCTCCTCCACCCCGACGTTGAACCAGACCGGCGAGTTGAAGGCGGCGTGCTGGTGCACCAGCAGCCAGCTCAGCTCCGCGCGGAAAGTCTCGGCGTCCTCGGCCGAGGCGAAGCAACCCTGGTCGCGGCCCCAGCCGGCGATGGTGTCGGCCACGCGCGACACCAGCTGGCGCACCGAGGTCTCGCGCTGCGGCGTGCCCACCCCGCCGCGGAAGTACTTCTGAACCACGACGTTGGTGGCCATCATCGACCAGTTGCGCGGCACCTCGACGTCCTTCTGCTCGAAGATCGTCTTGCCGCCCGCGTCCTGCAGCGAGGCGGTCCGCAGTTCCCACTTGACCTCGTCCAGGGGATCGACCCCGGGCCGGGTGTGGCGCCGCGCGAAGGCGAGGCCCCGGCGCTCGACGACCGGGCGCACCGCGGCGACCAGATCCTCGGGCGCGGAGGTCAAGTCCTCCAGATCCAGTTCGGGCGCCGCGCGTCCGACGATCCGGGATTCCATCCCGCGATCGGCGCCGGCGGCCGCCTCCAGTTTCTTCTCCGTGCGATCCGTCATGGGAGAACCTCTCTTGGCACGATTGCGGGTGGCGAGGTCGATCCTGGTTCTATGTCCGGTCCGGGACGGGCGGCTCCGGCACGGGGCCGGCGCGTGGGCGCCGCGACCGAGCAGCCTGCTGATCCTGACGTGGTCTGGACTTGTTCTAGATGCCGGGATGTCTTGGAAGTGCCTTAACCGGGCTCAGTTCCGCGCTTGGACATCCGTGTGGCGGACCCCCAACATCTTGGGGGAGGCCGAAGCTTATGCCACCACCCATGGCCCAACAAACGGGATTTTTCCCCAGCCGGCCCGGGGCCAAATCCGAGCTTGGCGTACCCCATTTCCGGCGGGGCCGGCAGGGCCGGATTCACGCCGATCCGACCGTCGGGCGGACCGTCACCGCACCTCGGCGCCGTGTGAAAAAAAGATGAAGGCGGGCCCGCGGTCGGCCCTGCGGGAAGGCTGGGCCGTTTTGACAGCGAGTTGCCGAATGGCGCAACCACAAGTTCGGACGGGGGTTGTGATCGGAGTCGTTCGGGAGCGAAAACCCGGGCGGTCGCCGCGCGATCAGGAGCCGCCCAACGACGCGCGCGCCTCCAGGACGACGTCCCGGATCCGGTCGCGGGCTTCGGCGAAGGCCGCCCGCAGTTCGGCATCGCCGCCCCGCAACCCCATCGGGTCGACGACCGGCCGGCGCCAGTGCCGCTCGGGATGCGCCAGGCGGGGCAGGAACTGGCCCGACTCGCGGCTGAGGGTGACCACGAGGTCGAAATCGTCCAGATCGAGGCCGTCCAGGGGCTTGCTGCGCTGCCCCTCCATGTCGAGCCCCACCTCGGCCATCGCCGCCCTGGTGCGATCGGTGATGGGGAAGGTGACCAGCCCGGCGCTGGAAACCGACCAGTCGCCGGGGAAGAGCCGGCGGGCCCAGGCTTCGGCCATCTGGCTGCGGCAGGAATTGGCGGTGCACATGAACAGGACCTTCACGGGCGGATCTCCGTGGTTGCGGGCGCGGCGGCGTCCTTCAGTTCGATCAGCATCACGGCGCCGAGGATGAACGCGGCGCCCAGCAGGCTCCAGCCGGTCAGGCGTTCTCCCAGCAGGAACCAGGAGAACGCCGCGGCGAAGACGGGCTCCGCCGAGAAGATCAGCGCCGCGCGGGTGGCCGTCGTGAGGCCCTGGTAGCGGTTCTGCAGGTAGAGGGCCAGCAGCGTCGACAGCAGGGTCGTGACCGCCAGGGCCGCCGCCAGGTGGGGATGCCAGTGCCAGACCCGGGTCTCGACCGTCAAGGCCAACAGCACGTTCCAGGCGGCGCAGACGGCCACGGTCCAGAACAGCAGCGGCAGGTAGGGCACGCGCTTCAGCGCCGCGCTCAGCCGTTCCAAGTAGATCGCGTAGGCCACGGCGGTGCCCAACGTCCAGAGATCCCCGGTCCGGGCGTGGCCCAGGTCCGGGCGGGTGAGCAACGCCAGGCCCAGCAGCGCGAGCCCCAGGCCGGCCAGGACCGGCAGGCCGGGCTTCTCGCCGTGGACCAGGAACACCAGCACGGGCACCAGCACGACGCTCAGTGCAGTCAGGAAGGCGCTGTTGTCGGCGCTGGTGGTGGTCAGCCCGATGGTCTGGCTCGTGTAGCCGGCGGCGATGAGGGTGCCCATCAGCAGACCCCAGCGCAGGGTCGACGGGTCGCCCAGGATCCGGTAGCCGCGTCGCCGCACCGCCGCCGGTTCGGCGCGCATCAGCCAGGGCCAGATGGCCAGCAGCAGCAGCGTCGCCGTCGAGAACCGCACGGCGACGAACAGCGCGGGCGAGGCGTGCTGCGTCGCGGTCTTGATCGCGGCGAACGACACGCCCCAGCAGACGGTCACCGCCAGGAGCATCAGGTCCGCCACGCGCGACGGCGATCGCTTGAAGATCATGTCAGGCGCTCCGCGGCGCGGGGGCCGGGGCGGCGCGCAAGGCGAGCCGGGCCGCCGCGGCGCCCTGGTCGATGATCTCGTGGAGGAGCCGGAAATCCTCGCTGTTCACG
Encoded proteins:
- a CDS encoding arsenate reductase ArsC — protein: MKVLFMCTANSCRSQMAEAWARRLFPGDWSVSSAGLVTFPITDRTRAAMAEVGLDMEGQRSKPLDGLDLDDFDLVVTLSRESGQFLPRLAHPERHWRRPVVDPMGLRGGDAELRAAFAEARDRIRDVVLEARASLGGS
- a CDS encoding DMT family transporter yields the protein MIFKRSPSRVADLMLLAVTVCWGVSFAAIKTATQHASPALFVAVRFSTATLLLLAIWPWLMRAEPAAVRRRGYRILGDPSTLRWGLLMGTLIAAGYTSQTIGLTTTSADNSAFLTALSVVLVPVLVFLVHGEKPGLPVLAGLGLALLGLALLTRPDLGHARTGDLWTLGTAVAYAIYLERLSAALKRVPYLPLLFWTVAVCAAWNVLLALTVETRVWHWHPHLAAALAVTTLLSTLLALYLQNRYQGLTTATRAALIFSAEPVFAAAFSWFLLGERLTGWSLLGAAFILGAVMLIELKDAAAPATTEIRP